Proteins co-encoded in one Aspergillus luchuensis IFO 4308 DNA, chromosome 6, nearly complete sequence genomic window:
- a CDS encoding uncharacterized protein (COG:S;~EggNog:ENOG410PQ6D;~SECRETED:SignalP(1-19)), whose amino-acid sequence MKSTSILSSMCIMPLLAYASPAGRILARENSSLTVAQLEAIAPTSNTCDNPPAAGECATAEQAVPHITKSFDTYGVTSRAEQAAVIALMAFESGDFKYNKNHFPGVPGQGSTYFQLHPLPAMPDREVDANDGIQHETCNRPLTMPNTRLLSPRSRTNSPAYPGT is encoded by the coding sequence ATGAAGTCAACATCAATCTTGAGCAGCATGTGCATCATGCCCTTGTTGGCATATGCATCTCCGGCCGGCCGGATCCTTGCCCGAGAGAATTCCTCCCTCACCGTGGCGCAGCTCGAGGCTATTGCTCCTACGTCCAATACATGCGATAATCCACCTGCAGCCGGGGAATGCGCTACTGCGGAGCAAGCAGTCCCGCATATCACCAAGTCTTTTGACACTTATGGCGTGACGTCTCGCGCTGAGCAAGCAGCCGTGATTGCACTCATGGCATTTGAAAGCGGCGATTTCAAGTACAACAAGAATCACTTCCCGGGTGTTCCTGGGCAGGGCAGTACGTATTTCCAGCTTCATCCTCTGCCTGCCATGCCAGATAGAGAGGTAGATGCTAACGATGGTATACAGCACGAAACATGCAATCGCCCTCTTACAATGCCAAATACGCGGCTTCTATCCCCGCGCTCGCGGACCAACTCCCCAGCGTATCCGGGGACGTGA
- a CDS encoding uncharacterized protein (COG:S;~EggNog:ENOG410PXS5;~InterPro:IPR038882), which translates to MPPPSDQRHNVDPPEEITSEAVRGFLTGAFRFGSVSILAHMIMILPHPFKFSSPSSAPVPSQSPSQPPPKQSPFSKEFIRSRLFYRPLEGFSEWLSPASKIYRGLTPQFKVFLHIGAMTLGGCIWAERRVDEYIKYIRKVKRLEKLQAERAARGLE; encoded by the exons atgcctcctccctcggATCAACGTCATAATGTCGACCCCCCGGAGGAGATCACCTCCGAGGCCGTCCGCGGCTTCTTGACCGGTGCTTTTCGG TTCGGCTCCGTCTCCATCCTGGCGCATATGATTATGATCCTCCCTCATCCTTTCAAGTTCTCGTCGCCCTCGTCGGCCCCCGTCCCATCGCAGTCCCCGTCGCAACCTCCGCCCAAGCAATCGCCCTTTTCGAAGGAGTTCATTCGCTCGCGACTCTTCTATCGCCCGTTAGAGGGCTTCTCTGAGTGGCTGTCCCCCGCTTCGAAGATCTACCGCGGCTTGACGCCTCAATTCAAAGTGTTTCTCCATATCGGGGCCATGACGCTGGGTGGATGTATCTGGGCGGAGCGCCGAGTCGATGAATACATTAAGTATATTCGCAAGGTCAAACGGCTCGAAAAACTACAAGCAGAGAGAGCCGCGCGGGGACTGGAGTAA
- the his3 gene encoding imidazoleglycerol-phosphate dehydratase HIS3 (COG:E;~EggNog:ENOG410PG7P;~InterPro:IPR020565,IPR038494,IPR020568,IPR000807;~PFAM:PF00475;~go_function: GO:0004424 - imidazoleglycerol-phosphate dehydratase activity [Evidence IEA];~go_process: GO:0000105 - histidine biosynthetic process [Evidence IEA]): MPPLPPRTASITRITNETKIQISLSLDGGILPPYEPCTHFPAPSDPAEAEASKKGIIPNKASPHATQFTPTQQITINTGIGFLDHMLHALAKHGGWSLAVRAKGDLFIDDHHTTEDTFLALGSAFTEALGARQSLARFGRGDAPLDEALSWAVIDLSSRPWAVINIGFRREKIGDLSTEMITHGLQSFAQAAGVTLHVGCTYGDNDHHRAESAFKALAVAIRTACTRRVEGEVGAGDVVSTKGVL, encoded by the exons atgccccccctccccccccgcACCGCATCCATCACCCGGATAACCAACGAAACCAAGATCCAAATCTCCCTCTCACTGGACGGGGGCATCCTACCCCCCTACGAACCATGCACTCACTTCCCGGCGCCCTCAGACCCCGCCGAAGCCGAGGCCAGCAAGAAGGGAATCATCCCAAACAAAGCCTCACCGCACGCCACGCAATTCACCCCGACGCAGCAAATCACCATTAACACGGGCATCGGATTCCTGGATCATATGTTGCATGCGTTGGCGAAGCATGGAGGGTGGAGTTTGGCTGTGAGGGCGAAGGGGGATCTCTTCA TCGACGACCACCACACAACGGAAGATACATTCCTAGCCCTAGGCAGCGCATTTACCGAAGCACTCGGGGCAAGACAATCGCTTGCGCGATTCGGACGGGGCGATGCGCCGCTGGATGAGGCGTTGTCGTGGGCGGTGATTGATCTGTCGAGTCGGCCGTGGGCGGTGATTAACATTGGGTTCCGGAGGGAGAAGATTGGGGATTTGAGTACGGAGATGATTACGCATGGATTGCAGAGTTTTGCGCAGGCCGCGGGAGTGACGCTGCATGTGGGGTGCACGTATGGTGATAATGATCATCATCGGGCGGAGAGTGCGTTCAAGGCGTTGGCGGTGGCGATTCGGACGGCTTGTACGAGACGGGTCgagggggaggttggggCGGGGGATGTGGTTAGTACGAAGGGAGTGCTTTAA